Within the bacterium genome, the region GGCCAAGACCTCCATCCCGAAGCCGCGGGCGATGCGAGCGGCATGGAGGCCGATGTCGCCGGTGCCGATCACGCCCATGGTCCGGCCCTTGAGGTCGAAGCCCTGAAGCCCGCCTTGGCTGAAGTCGCCGCGGCGGGTCCGGTCGGCGGCGTCGACGATCCTGTGGCTGATCGCCAGCAGGAGGGCGAAGACATGCTCGGCCACGGTGTTCTCGCCGTAGGTCGGCACGTTCGATACGGTGACATCGTTCTCGCGGCACCAATCCATATCGATATGGTCGAAGCCCGTGGAGCGGGTCGCGATAAATTTCAGCGCGTCGAACCTATCCAGCACCTCGCGCGAGTGGTCGG harbors:
- a CDS encoding hydroxyacid dehydrogenase; the protein is MKIVVFDVEPWECETFESLKQDHEVVFVDGPLDAGSAEEHSDAEVISAFIYSDHSREVLDRFDALKFIATRSTGFDHIDMDWCRENDVTVSNVPTYGENTVAEHVFALLLAISHRIVDAADRTRRGDFSQGGLQGFDLKGRTMGVIGTGDIGLHAARIARGFGMEVLA